One window of the Saccopteryx bilineata isolate mSacBil1 chromosome 2, mSacBil1_pri_phased_curated, whole genome shotgun sequence genome contains the following:
- the HS3ST3B1 gene encoding heparan sulfate glucosamine 3-O-sulfotransferase 3B1 isoform X1: MGQRLSGGRSCLDVPSRLLPQPQPPPPPVRRKLALLFAMLCIWLYMFLYSCAGSCAAAPGLLLLGSGSRAVHDPPALATSPDGTFPRLPLQAAPAAPLAAGKERAASQEEQSPEAPDYPSPITSFFSGSGSKQLPQAIIIGVKKGGTRALLEFLRVHPDVRAVGAEPHFFDRSYDKGLAWYRRALRKESGVEDSYSRRRSGSHATLSPWLCPRGIDPVWLYSILPLGARDVLHPAGRSLRPRLDQLPEPLLLRRWGCGGGNDGVPLRPRGVWACFLLQSSSLLEPEPKEGQTRFAGEQLGRGGVLRGWPGASAWWTGGRRRAQGAGIVERCWSLSGKGAHCSGPERHAAWKAPGLPPRVPPVSAATARVLGEQGQERGLRGRFTSRGAKNTGGPMD, from the exons ATGGGGCAGCGCCTGAGTGGCGGCCGATCCTGCCTCGATGTCCCCAGCCGGCTTCTGCCGCagccgcagccgccgccgccgccggtgAGGAGGAAGCTCGCGCTGCTCTTCGCCATGCTTTGCATCTGGCTCTACATGTTCCTGTACTCGTGCGCCGGCTCGTGCGCCGCCGCCCCGGGGCTACTGCTCCTGGGCTCGGGGTCCCGCGCGGTTCACGACCCGCCAGCCCTGGCCACGAGTCCCGACGGGACTTTCCCCAGGCTGCCGCTCCAGGCGGCGCCAGCCGCCCCGTTGGCTGCAGGCAAGGAGAGGGCCGCCAGCCAAGAGGAGCAGAGTCCGGAGGCGCCGGACTACCCCAGCCCCATCACCAGCTTCTTTAGTGGGTCCGGGAGCAAGCAGCTGCCGCAGGCCATCATCATCGGCGTGAAGAAGGGCGGCACGCGCGCGCTGCTCGAGTTCCTGCGCGTGCACCCCGACGTGCGCGCCGTGGGCGCCGAGCCCCACTTCTTCGACCGCAGCTACGACAAGGGCCTCGCCTGGTACCG GAGAGCTCTCCGCAAGGAATCGGGGGTGGAGGACAGCTACTCGAGACGGCGCTCAGGGAGCCACGCCACCCTCTCACCGTGGCTGTGTCCCAGAGGGATCGATCCAGTGTGGCTCTACTCTATTCTTCCTCTGGGCGCCCGGGACGTCCTGCACCCCGCCGGCCGCAGTCTCCGCCCTAGGCTAGACCAACTTCCAGAGCCGCTTCTGCTCCGCAGATGGGGATGTGGGGGTGGGAATGACGGTGTCCCGCTCAGGCCGCGGGGAGTCTGGGCCTGTTTTTTGTTACAGTCCTCCTCCTTGCTGGAACCCGAACCCAAAGAGGGTCAAACTCGCTTTGCCGGAGAGCAGCTTGGGCGGGGAGGTGTGCTGCGAGGATGGCCCGGCGCCTCCGCCTGGTGGACCGGTGGGCGGCGCAGGGCGCAGGGCGCAGGGATTGTGGAGCGGTGCTGGTCCCTGTCGGGCAAAGGCGCGCACTGCAGCGGGCCCGAGCGGCACGCAGCTTGGAAGGCTCCCGGGCTCCCCCCGCGCGTCCCGCCGGTTTCCGCCGCCACTGCTCGGGTGCTCGGAGAACAAGGGCAGGAACGCGGTCTCCGCGGGCGCTTCACTAGTCGTGGCGCAAAGAATACTGGGGGCCCCATGGATTAA